The Panicum virgatum strain AP13 chromosome 5K, P.virgatum_v5, whole genome shotgun sequence genome has a window encoding:
- the LOC120710497 gene encoding endonuclease 2-like: protein MRVVGAINNYTAALKDSSSPYDPTESLMFLAHFVGDVHQPLHCGHADDLGGNTIIVHWYRRKSNLHHVWDVNVIETAMKDFYDNDLSTMIQAIQQNITEEWANEEKQWETCRSRTKTCADKYAEESAKLACKAYEGVEQDSTLEDDYFFAALPVVQKRIAQRGVRLAAILNKIFSGNSKIQSS from the exons ATGCGCGTAGTTGGAGCAATCAACAACTACACCGCGGCGCTCAAGGACTCATCAAGTCCAT ATGATCCGACCGAGAGCTTGATGTTCCTGGCACACTTTGTCGGCGACGTCCACCAGCCGCTCCACTGCGGCCACGCCGACGATCTCGGCGGCAACACCATCATCGTCCACTGGTACAGAAGGAAGAGCAACCTTCACCAT GTGTGGGATGTGAACGTGATTGAGACAGCCATGAAGGATTTCTACGACAACGATCTAAGCACCATGATACAGGCCATCCAGCAGAACATCACA GAGGAGTGGGCTAACGAAGAGAAACAGTGGGAGACGTGCCGTAGCCGGACAAAGACTTGTGCTGACAA GTACGCTGAAGAGAGCGCAAAGCTGGCTTGCAAGGCGTACGAGGGTGTTGAGCAGGACTCCACCTTAGAAG ATGACTATTTCTTCGCTGCGCTGCCGGTGGTTCAGAAGAGGATCGCCCAAAGGGGTGTGAGGCTTGCTGCAATACTCAACAAGATATTCAGTGGGAACAGCAAGATACAGAGCAGCTGA
- the LOC120709670 gene encoding uncharacterized protein LOC120709670, which translates to MGALLLLHVLLVAVASRAPAAQAWGKEGHYMSLVLAFCTGPPIWPGRPGKIAESFLTEEASTAVKGLLPGWAGGDLAETCSWADQQRFRYRWSSPLHFADTPGDCKFDYASKPLPDSDQTTLFPAILQFQNSECPIRSGRFASGKTLARIQLERGRSLWELDGTSLSGLMRTFTRYKSNRRVPSGWAAMEFRVQTKNA; encoded by the exons ATGGGCGCGCTCCTGCTTCTTcacgtcctcctcgtcgcggtGGCGTCGAGGGCTCCTGCCGCCCAGGCATGGGGCAAGGAGGGGCACTACATG AGCCTCGTCTTAGCATTTTGCACAGGGCCTCCGATTTGGCCGGGACGCCCTGGCAAGATCGCCGAG AGCTTTCTGACGGAAGAGGCctcgacggcggtgaagggcctgctgccggggtgggccggcggcgacctcgcgGAGACGTGCTCGTGGGCGGACCAGCAGCGGTTCCGGTACCGGTGGTCCAGCCCCCTGCACTTCGCCGACACGCCGGGGGACTGCAAGTTCGACTACGCCAGTAAGCCCCTCCCGGACTCCGATCAAACGACATTGTTCCCTGCAATCTTGCAGTTTCAGAATTCAGAGTGTCCGATCAGATCAGGTCGCTTTGCTTCAGGAAAAACATTAGCGCGGATACAGCTAGAGCGAGGTCGATCGCTTTGGGAATTGGACGGCACGTCGCTGTCAGGCCTCATGCGTACGTTTACTCGATACAAAAGCAACCGGCGTGTGCCGAGTGGTTGGGCCGCAATGGAGTTCAGGGTTCAGACGAAAAATGCCTGA
- the LOC120709669 gene encoding pectin acetylesterase 5-like, whose product PPTSSGRRSDHGESYAPRRPGPPRSPSRRRSRSSWSPVAALSLAPAAARAGAGTAPVPRRRTPWSSPSWPPLTTRAPVRRRATHPLSSDHCCVLRRGVAVCLDGSPPGYHLQTGSGGGSRSWLIHLEGGGWCDTVRSCSDRRMTFHGSSKFMQRHINFTGILSNDPALNPDFYSWNRVFVRYCDGASFAGDSQHDDQDGNGTLFFRGQRIWEAVLTSSSRKGSPVPNRLVLLLRQYVAIQALLTGCSAGGLATLLHCNDFRARFPPEVLVKCLPDAGFFVNVKDISGQRSMRSVYSGVVHLQNVTGVLPKDCLLANKDPTECFFPAEIIKSIRTATFILNSAYDSWQVKNVVAPDRSSLHESWRRCRADIRSCNSSQIQVLNGLRKAMVDGLKAVGDNENCSWFIDSCFSHCQAWFDNSPWNSSPVAPRLGNKTLVEAVGDWYFGRSPSQVVREIGCEYPCNPTCNSHQLPSQFTTELYYGKAKHNKLYDHILVLEWKINGMDNPRIH is encoded by the exons CCACCGACGAGCTCCGGTCGCCGCAGCGACCACGGCGAGTCAtacgcgccgcggcggcctggGCCGCCGCGCTCTCCGTCGCGGCGACGCTCGCGTTCCTCCTGGTCGCCggtcgcggccctctccctagCGCCTGCTGCGGCACGAGCAGGAGCAGGCACCGCCCCAGTTCCTCGCCGCCGGACCCCGTGGAGCTCACCATCGTGGCCGCCGCTCACCACAAGGGCGCCGGTACGCCGCCGTGCCACACATCCTCTTTCTTCCGACCACTGTTGCGTGCTAAGACGAGGCGTCGCAGTGTGCCTGGACGGGAGCCCGCCGGGGTACCACCTGCAGacgggctccggcggcgggtcgCGCAGCTGGCTCATCCATCTCGAGGGCGGAGGCTGGTGCGACACCGTACGCAGCTGCTCCGACCGCAGGATGACCTTCCACGGCTCATCCAAGTTCATGCAGAGACACATCAACTTCACGGGCATTCTTAGCAACGATCCGGCACTGAACCCTG ATTTCTACAGCTGGAACAGAGTATTTGTTCGGTATTGCGACGGGGCATCGTTTGCTGGTGACTCGCAACACGATGATCAGGATGGAAACGGCACTCTCTTCTTCAGAGGCCAGCGCATATGGGAGGCGGTCCTTACGAGCTCAAGCAGAAAGGGCTCGCCTGTTCCGAACAGGCTAGTCCTACTCCTACGTCAATA CGTCGCCATCCAGGCCTTGCTTACGGGTTGCTCTGCTGGTGGTCTGGCTACCCTGCTGCACTGCAATGACTTCCGCGCAAGGTTTCCTCCTGAGGTTTTGGTGAAGTGCCTTCCTGACGCTGGATTCTTTGTGAACGT AAAGGATATCTCAGGGCAAAGGTCAATGAGGTCTGTATACAGTGGAGTCGTTCACCTTCAG AATGTTACTGGAGTTTTGCCCAAGGACTGCCTCCTGGCAAACAAGGATCCGACAGAG TGTTTCTTTCCTGCGGAGATTATCAAAAGCATCAGGACGGCCACGTTTATCCTGAACTCTGCCTACGACTCCTGGCAG GTAAAGAATGTTGTTGCACCGGATAGATCCTCTCTTCATGAGTCATGGCGCCGCTGCAGAGCTGACATTCGCAGCTGCAACTCCTCGCAGATACAAGTGCTCAATG GACTTAGGAAGGCGATGGTGGATGGCCTCAAGGCTGTAGGGGACAACGAGAACTGCAGCTGGTTCATCGATTCATGCTTCAGCCATTGTCAGGCATGGTTCGATAACTCCCCATGGAACTCATCACCAGTCGCCCCAAGGCTAGGAAACAAG ACACTGGTGGAGGCTGTTGGGGATTGGTACTTCGGTAGGAGCCCAAGCCAGGTAGTGAGAGAGATTGGCTGCGAGTATCCATGCAACCCCACATGCAACAGCCATCAGTTGCCATCTCAATTTACGACGGAGTTGTACTATGGGAAAGCAAAGCATAACAAGTTATATGATCATATTCTTGTATTGGAATGGAAAATAAATGGAATGGACAATCCTCGGATACATTAA